From the genome of Argentina anserina chromosome 4, drPotAnse1.1, whole genome shotgun sequence, one region includes:
- the LOC126791383 gene encoding 40S ribosomal protein S21-2 — MQNEEGQITELYIPRKCSATNRLITSKDHASVQINIGHLDENGIYTGQFSTFALCGYVRAQGDADSGLDRLWQKKKADVKQQ; from the exons ATGCAGAACGAGGAGGGACAAATCACTGAGCTCTACATTCCCAGGAAGTG CTCGGCCACTAACAGGCTGATCACCTCGAAGGATCACGCATCTGTTCAGATCAACATCGGGCATCTTGATGAGAATGGCATCTACACCGGCCAGTTCTCCACTTTTGCTCTCTGTGGTTACGTCCGTGCCCAG GGAGATGCTGACAGTGGTCTTGACCGACTCTGGCAGAAGAAGAAAGCTGATGTGAAACAACAGTAG
- the LOC126792261 gene encoding putative F-box protein At1g67623 → MASLTRTRKKIKKPRSRKGGQDVSVLMSLPNDLLLEVIAKVASNSFDDLCRIRQSCKEFNKAGQHDYIFEHVSIDKFPFIPLRRKEEFSEFLGRCGKCGNAEALYRQGVVRLFNLKEFDFESGFECLKKAAAKGHKEAMYVYGVFLVCVGGEAKQQGVQCLSSLNREDLSESRERTMTCIRSMWANNVIIGAMLAYSARVKTCSQCGNVQDNFVSKRGWDDLYDESDNLSGCDSCKMNREVNIFCDRLRGCTKVNLV, encoded by the coding sequence ATGGCGTCTCtcacaagaacaagaaagaaGATTAAAAAGCCTAGGTCGAGAAAGGGTGGTCAGGATGTCTCGGTTTTGATGTCTCTTCCTAATGATCTTTTGTTGGAAGTGATAGCGAAGGTTGCTTCGAATTCATTCGACGATCTATGCCGCATTAGGCAAAGTTGCAAGGAGTTCAACAAGGCTGGACAGCACGACTACATTTTCGAACACGTATCTATAGACAAGTTTCCATTCATTCCTTTGAGAAGGAAGGAAGAATTTTCGGAATTTTTGGGACGTTGTGGAAAATGTGGCAATGCGGAGGCCCTGTATAGACAAGGGGTGGTGCGACTTTTCAACTTGAAGGAATTCGATTTTGAATCGGGATTTGAGTGTTTGAAGAAAGCTGCAGCTAAAGGTCACAAAGAAGCAATGTATGTCTATGGGGTGTTCTTAGTTTGTGTAGGAGGTGAAGCGAAGCAACAAGGTGTCCAGTGCTTATCTAGTCTTAATCGTGAAGATTTAAGCGAATCAAGAGAAAGGACAATGACTTGCATCCGAAGTATGTGGGCGAACAATGTCATTATAGGTGCAATGCTCGCTTACAGTGCTCGTGTTAAAACATGCAGTCAATGTGGAAATGTACAAGATAATTTCGTAAGCAAACGAGGCTGGGATGATCTTTACGACGAAAGTGATAACTTAAGTGGGTGTGATTCATGCAAAATGAATCGAGAagtaaatatattttgtgataGATTACGTGGTTGCACAAAAGTAAATTTAGTATAA
- the LOC126791105 gene encoding heat shock factor-binding protein produces the protein MDGRDTEDPKQSTADMTAFVQNLLQQMQTRFQTMSDSIVTKIDEMGNRIEELEQSINDLRSEMGVDRSPSPSTPSKPKVETKSGDDSANE, from the exons ATG GATGGACGTGATACAGAGGACCCGAAACAAAGCACTGCTGATATGACAGCTTTT GTGCAAAATCTTCTCCAGCAGATG CAAACCAGGTTCCAGACAATGTCTGATTCCATCGTCACAAAGA TTGATGAGATGGGCAATAGGATTGAGGAGTTGGAGCAGAGCATCAATGATCTCAGATCTGAAATGGGAGTGGATCGCTCGCCATCTCCTTCAACCCCTTCAAAGCCCAAGGTAGAAACCAAGTCGGGCGATGATTCAGCCAATGAGTAG
- the LOC126791061 gene encoding rapid alkalinization factor-like has product MATLSSSSLLLFFFIFLCSIPAAHSSAVDFTWGISGGKLIGDLDEELELQMDSEISRRILATSKYISYGALRRNSVPCSRRGASYYNCRPGAQANPYSRGCSRITRCRH; this is encoded by the coding sequence ATGGCAACCCTCTCCTCCTCTTcactcctcctcttcttcttcatcttcctctgCTCAATCCCCGCCGCCCATTCCTCCGCAGTCGATTTCACCTGGGGCATCTCGGGCGGGAAGCTCATAGGCGACTTGGATGAGGAGCTCGAGCTGCAGATGGACTCGGAGATCAGCCGGCGCATCTTAGCCACCAGCAAGTACATTAGCTACGGCGCGCTGCGGAGGAACAGTGTCCCTTGCTCGCGGCGCGGCGCGTCGTACTACAATTGCCGGCCCGGAGCTCAGGCCAACCCTTACTCGCGCGGCTGCAGCCGCATCACTCGCTGCAGGCATTGA
- the LOC126792260 gene encoding uncharacterized protein LOC126792260, with amino-acid sequence SGLRVLILFNLKGEDGRTGLVLDRTVFHPQGGGQPADTGFVAVAGSEVKFVVQDVRSRDGVVYHYGLVENSGEDLGSEFEKGREVVLHVDESRRKLNSRIHSAGYLLDVCRRNVGLGDLKPTKGYHFPQGYDFDFFQSKQKELELEANALISRGGKVLVALVPYEEACKLCGEELPDYITKDSTPRIVKLGNNPGCPCGGTHFSDISEIINSRVSQIRTKKGVTKVFYNGGP; translated from the exons TCGGGTCTtagggttttgattttgtttaatttaaAGGGTGAAGATGGCCGGACCGGTTTGGTGCTGGACCGGACGGTGTTTCATCCGCAAGGCGGCGGTCAGCCGGCGGACACAGGCTTCGTCGCGGTCGCCGGTTCTGAGGTCAAGTTTGTCGTGCAAGATGTGCGGTCCAGAGACGGTGTG GTTTACCACTACGGTTTGGTTGAGAATTCCGGCGAGGATTTGGGATCGGAGTTTGAGAAAGGGAGAGAGGTGGTGTTGCATGTGGATGAGTCTAGGAGGAAGCTTAATtctag GATTCACTCTGCTGGGTATTTGCTGGATGTGTGTAGGAGGAATGTGGGATTAGGCGATTTAAAGCCGACCAAAGGCTACCATTTCCCTCAAGggtatgattttgattttttt CAAAGTAAGCAGAAAGAGTTGGAGTTGGAAGCGAATGCATTGATATCAAGAGGAGGGAAA gttcttgttgcGTTAGTACCATATGAGGAAGCATGTAAGCTGTGCGGCGAAGAGCTTCCCGATTATATCACAAAG GATAGCACTCCTCGTATTGTGAAGTTGGGGAACAATCCTGGCTGCCCGTGTGGCGGTACTCATTTTTCTGATATTTCAGAGATCATCAATAGTAGG GTTTCTCAAATACGAACCAAAAAAGGAGTGACGAAGGTCTTTTACAATGGTGGTCCCTAA